A single uncultured Methanolobus sp. DNA region contains:
- a CDS encoding ATPase domain-containing protein, with the protein MDYSFDGTGGFRIPTGIAGLDVQLGGGVPPGSTILILAEPGANSEMFAQQFVYGGLLNNEDVFYFTSEHPAQEIVHEMEDMKWDVEKFMEDGHLQFVDAYLPRFYSVLPKEFTNELSAKDFLKKGIDSMGLLKATVKQPRSQKYRGVVDSISYFLRAYSLNNVVEAIEMISSIGKATGAIQLILMTSGMHDPITENTLRHICDGVIEFRIKERGSEIERTIMIRKMRGMLVPNRTISYMVTHKGIELETTTRVL; encoded by the coding sequence ATGGATTACAGTTTTGATGGTACAGGTGGATTCAGAATCCCTACAGGTATAGCCGGACTTGATGTACAGCTTGGAGGCGGAGTCCCTCCTGGATCAACTATTCTTATTCTTGCAGAACCTGGCGCAAACTCAGAGATGTTTGCTCAGCAATTTGTCTACGGTGGTCTACTGAACAACGAAGATGTCTTCTATTTTACTTCCGAGCATCCGGCCCAGGAAATAGTTCATGAGATGGAGGACATGAAGTGGGACGTAGAAAAATTCATGGAGGATGGCCACCTGCAATTCGTGGATGCTTATCTGCCAAGATTCTACAGCGTTCTTCCTAAAGAGTTCACCAACGAACTGTCGGCCAAGGACTTTCTCAAAAAGGGAATAGATTCCATGGGTCTTCTTAAAGCAACCGTGAAACAACCAAGAAGCCAGAAATATCGTGGTGTTGTAGATTCAATATCATATTTCCTGCGTGCGTACAGCCTGAACAATGTGGTAGAAGCTATTGAAATGATCTCTTCTATTGGAAAGGCGACCGGAGCTATCCAACTCATATTAATGACAAGCGGAATGCATGATCCTATTACAGAGAACACGCTTCGCCACATTTGTGACGGTGTTATCGAATTCAGGATAAAGGAACGTGGTAGTGAAATTGAAAGAACTATCATGATACGGAAGATGCGCGGAATGCTGGTTCCTAACAGGACGATCTCCTATATGGTCACCCATAAAGGGATTGAACTTGAAACTACTACCCGTGTCCTCTGA